The window TGCTTTTCTTCCGGCTATAACGTACCATCTTCCATGTTCTGCACATAAGATCCTCAAGGCGATTCGCGGAAGTATGGTAGAAGAGCGGAATCTTGTGCCAAACTGAGAAACTTCCttgaatctgaaccgttcatcatttCAGCCCCGACGTGTGTACATTTACTGGTTCAAAAAATTAAGCTGATAAATCCAGTCCGTTCGTGTAGTTGGCAAAAAAATTGTAGATTGTATGGCCGAGAAGATAATGACAACAGTCTATATTCAAAAATACCAAGAAAATGATGTGTAGGCTAGAAAAATCTTATcttccacctgatgaatggccaagaTCTCTCCCAGACAGGGTGCCGCGAATAGGCTTTTTCGTCTCTCCCGACGCGCGAGGATCGTCATGGTACTCTTACGAACCCTATATAAACTCTATATAAACTCCCAGAAACCTTGCCGTCTCTTCTTTTCCCGCGAGAAAGGTAAAAGGGGAAACGGAAAAAACCCTAATCATAGGTAAGCTTATGTTCTTTCATATTTCATCTAGAAATCGAATTCAATCTTAGATGGTTAGATCATTGTCAGGAAGAACATATGCGAAACAAAGGTTAGATTAGAGTGATTCCTCACCGCCATGTTTGCGGAGGCCTGGCATTCATGTAgggaaatctagaccgtccaagtcGTGGGGCCTTTAGTGGATTCAGCATATGTCGAGAATTACACTTATCAaacgatcctagccatctgattggttgatttcaaatggatggttgaaaataaaATGGTCGGGCTGCCGAATTCAATGGGCGTTTGATAGATGGTTGTGATTATTAGATCAGTGTGGTCCTTGGGCTATGCTCCATCTACAATCGGGCTGACAATTTGGAAGGCTCGGATTGCCATTCATGTCAATGGAGAACTATCACCATTGACATGAATAGCATTTGCAAAACAACTTTAAATTAGGGTAATTGCTCATCACCATCTTTGCGAAGTCCTGCCATTCATGTAGGGTAATCTATACCGTCTAAGTCATGGGACatgttgtggatggagcatatgtcGAGAATCACACTAATTGAaccatcctagccatctgattggtTACTATAACATAGACAGATTAAAATAAAATGGTCAGGCCGTGGGGGATGatagatggttatgattgttaGATTGGTGTGGTGTTTGGGCTATGCTCTATCTACAATTGGGCTGGCAATTTGGAAGGTTCCGATTGCCATACATGAATGCCATGTATCCAGTGTGGATGCGTCACTGCTTTTTAAAAGTTATGGAGAATTATCACCATATTCtaactaaaagaaaaagaagaagaagaagaagaagaagaagaagagaagaagaagaagaagaaaaatgatgtTTTCTTCTGGGCATTGTCATTTCTGCAGTTCCACCTGTTAAAATTATTAGTTTTGCTTAACAGGGATAATTTGGTTGTagtaagattttttttctttctccctctGCTTCCTTTTTACAGATTTCAATCTTGTTATGACCAAAGCACCATAATGGGATGGAACTAACAATTTAAGATGTGGATATATCGACTCTGTTTCTTTTTAATTTCCTATTTACTGGGGATGTGAGGCTGTGAGCTTGCTTCCACCTATGAAATGGTAGCAAACCCATGATGGTGCACGTGGGATAGATGTGAGTCAATCCACATTTCATTTATTGGTGGAGTATGGCCCAAAATCAGACTGTTTTATCTTAACCATTCGAGTGTCACCATCAGGAGAATCCGGTTGGAGTATTTTGGACCATAGAACAATCCAAGGTTGGGACCACTAGAGGGATGGTCCAAATCATCAAACAATTTCATCCTATTATGGATGACTTGTCTAATCCTTGACTGAGGGTTTGCATGTATCCTTGGTTTTCCGTTTGTACGATTGGGGTCCATGTTTCAGTGAGCTAGACTGTTGGCTAATGGGCCCctttgtggatggaccatgcctccAAAACCGAGCGGATCGGGAGACAGGAGCCatacaatctttttttttttttttttttttttaaatttagtaCTTCAGTTGAATGCAGCCTGGCTACATTGCTTTCCTTAACTATTTATTTACTGGTTGTcaatcaaagggttaggatcgtcTCATCAAGGAGATTAGTGGAGTGTGGTGCATTCAGAGTGGAATCCATTAAACCAACATTTCAGTTACTGAACCACCAGCCTacttatacaaactgaaaacctagGGATATTACACACATCCTTGGGTTGAGTACCCTATTATTCTCTAGTAGCATGATGCATGGGAGTTGTCTTGAGATATTGTTGGTGATGaaagtatctttttttttttcctcttgggTTGGTTGCAGTGACTTGGAAGTAGCCGCAGTCATTGAACATGGCTCTGGTGATGTCATGTCTGCCAAATGTGGAGTTCAAAAACTCTTATTTGAAGAGCTTTACAGTATGCAGGTGTAAATATTCTGATGACACTTCTCAAAAGGTTAATCGGCTATTGAAGTGGGATGTCAGCAAATGCTCTTTGTTCACCTTTCCATCTTTTCCATCTTTCGGCAAACGGATTGCCTTTGCAAGGAGCCCCTCTAATAAAATGGTTTCTAATGGATACATCAGTGAAGATACATACAAAAATAAGATCTATAGAAGGTTGGATTCTTGTTTGGTCATTCCCCCTCCAAATGGTAAGAAGCCCCGTGCTATTATCAAGTTCTTGGGAGGTGCCTTTGTTGGTGCAGTTCCTGAAGTTACATataggtgaggagttttctcttGTCAACAAATCCGAAGCTTTGTTACAAGAATTGTTAGTAAACTCCATCGGGAATGCTAAGACTACATGCACTTGAAGGTTCAAAGATCAAGTGGCACATGCATGCAATATCTGGATTGCTCTTCTAGAAGCTTCATTATGGATGGGCAATAGCCCAATAATCATGCTGCTCAGAACATCGGCAAAGGTTAAACTGGAGGAGTTTTGAGGAACATGGTATGGTAAAAGAAACTGTGAGGCCAATGATTCATATCCAGTTGACAAAATTTCTCCATTCAAGAAATTAGGATTATTTTGGATGGTGTGATTTTTGGACTATGGCACGTCCATGGTGGGCTGATGAGTTGCCTGATTTAGTCATGTATCCCATGAAAGTGTGGGCAACAATTGCATGTGATATTAGCATTATTCCACTCTCCATTGCTTGCGAGCAAGACAAATCCTTTATTTTATGTCTTGCTCGGATATCAAGCATTTctcagtgcctgcatatcaagcatcatccGTGCCATATTAGCATATCTCAGTGATATATTAGCATTTATTAATATCTCATAGCTTCACATTATTCTTAAAAATCTTGTGAATCATTTCATGTCTTCTAGTTATATGCATCTTTATATGTTTCCTGAATGCAATGCTGAAATTGACTTTACAATTATCTTCTCACGTTTTGTATCTGCAGCCATCTAATGAATCTTTTGGCGAAGGATGGGTTTCTTATAATATCCGTGCCATTCAACGTCACATTTGATCATGCCCAAGCTGCTAGGGAAGTATATGAGCGGTTCAATGACTGTATGGACATGCTTCTCACATCAGGATTGGCCTATGCCAATATAGTTTCGACCGATCTCATCGACCTTCCAGTTTACTCCGTTGGTCATAGGTAAGCACGCATATTTGTCCATCTGGCTTGTGAAGCTGTTCTTATCTCACCATTCGTATGCCAAACCTTAATAGATTGTTTCCGTCGGTCTTCTTATTTTATGACCATCACACGCGAGTTGAAAGGATTGTTTAGAGGTCTTACCTAGAAATTGTGTTAAAATATTTTACTAACAATATCACAAGGTTTCATAGCCTAATTAGTATTGGTTTAATTTCTAAGTAATAGTATGTTTTTGAGGATGTGGATCACTTATCCAGGTTTCTGACTGTCCTTATCCAAGTGCCCCAGTGTTTGGATTGGGCTGTCTGATTTGTTTTATGGATGCATAATGTGGCCTTCAACTGCTGATTGAGCATGCGGCATATTCCAATCAGCATGGCTATGGTATGCTCCAAGATCAGGATGTCATAAGTTACACTTCTGTGTAGATATTTTTTGTAGAGAAGTATTGATCCTAAATGCATGCCATATGATTTCCTTCTGTGTTGAGTGCTGACTTGTCCAATTTACTTTCCTTAGGTAGTTCTTATTCGTCTATTCCTTTCTCTGTGCTGTGAGAATGTTTTCATATCAATTTTAGTGCTCAATGATTTAAAAATTTGGCCAAAAGCTCATACGACCATGAGCAACTATACTACTACACTGATGTTTTTTTTAACAGGTCATTCTCTTGTTTTCTTTACTTTGTACTTTGAGGAGTTATATCATACTAAGGCAGCGGATGATGCTTGGTATGCAGGCACTGAGAAATGCTACACATGACAAAAAtttaactcaagttaaactgaCTAACTTGTGAAACCCACTGTTGCTAAGTCACTCAGAGATTGGTTGGAcaattacctttaaaaaaaaaagattggttgaacaatcctaacctctgattcatggacacttgtttgtggcaGTAGGACTATTGggcattttcatttttaataatctaataaatgtccaccattttGATAGTCAGACAATCAGATAGTgtaatttttagttcatgatacatctaaactgggaaccattatttgaacagtttaatttgacttgtaTGGCGCGCATGCAATTTCAGTAATttgtaagtgcctgcatatcatccatcacactctgctacAACATCAGAAGTTTTTCACTTTGTACCTTTTCTTTCTCTTGTAATAAATTCTGTAATTTatccaaaaaagaagaaagaaagaaagaaagaaaaagtactCTCATTCTTTTAGCCACAACCAACTAAACTCCACATGGTAGGGGTTAATGCACCTCGTTGTCTCCTACCCGGGTAAAGGAGGGTTGATGTCAAACGGAGTCATTGTTCAACTTTAGCCAAACAATCATGAGAACTGAGCTGTATCCAAATAGCTGTGACAAGCCTATTATGGTGATGATGGTGCTTTTAGCTTTTGATACCCTTGAATTTGCATGTCCCTGACTCCCTAATGCATTCTAGACTCTATGAGTGCATTGTTTGTCTTTGTGCTTGGATGTGATTTTGAATCTAAAATTTAGGTTGGTGCCATTGCAAAGTAAATTATGACTAATTATTTAGCTATTAGTGTTATTATATAGTCTGGTCACTTACATACTCTTCTGACAACCATTCTAGCTCATTAGAAGAACAAAAtactttaaagctccaaaataattcTGCTACTTTTTCCACTTTTATGATTGATAAAAGTGTGTTAAAGGTCATGCAAGCAATGATTAGTTATATTTTCTATTCAAATTCTCCCTGTTAACCTTCTTGAGGATTTTGGATGGGGAAATGTTTATTTGGTATCCCCTCAACTGATTCACACAACAGCCCACTCAACTTTTTGGTTACACAACAGTAAACAATTGTACTCATGTATAACCAAGGTAGAAATGGTTGTGTATATATCAGTCAGTAGGTGTAATCAGTGGCCCCCTTCTGGATCATATCAGTATAAGAGTGCTGAAGTGTTCAAGCCTCCCACTTGATTTGATTCATGTATAGTCCTCATGTTGTTTCTGCTATCAATGTGGTTTGCAGCAATGGTGCACTCATCCAGTTGCTCATAGGAAGCTACTTTTCTGAGAAGATACCAAAGGTTTGGTTTTCCTCACTCTTTCAATTACTGAAAATTCTGTATGAGCGGGCATATTGGGTGGCACTTTCTAAAAAGGAGCCTCTCATGCAAATAATTTTGTTAAAGCAGAATGCAGATTATGAGGTTCCCTTTAGTTTAGAATAACTGAAGCAATGATGGAGTGTAACAAAGGCTTTCACCTATCTTTTGTGGAAGGCCAATGCCCTTATCTCGTTCAACAACAGACCAGCTTCAGAGGCTGTGCCGTACTTCGAGCAGGTGATTATCATATTTCTGCTAACTGGTTGACCTTCTACTGCACACTTCTACTTTTTTAATGTTTCTTTCTTGATATACTTACAATCCCATCACAAGTAACACGCAACCTGCATTCGTGCAAGAAAGTGCTGCCCATTCAATATTCTTGGAGCATTTTAAGGAATAAAAAATAACATTTGACAGCTGGTTGGGTTggatcctttgggaatatgacaatAAGGGCATTCTCAAAATTTTCGGTTCCAAAAAAGGGAAGACCTTAAATAATACATTGTTTGTAGTTATTGGATGCTCCTTCAACAGTTGTACATGGAAATTTTTACCCTGAGTAAAACCAATGAGGCCAAGACATTTCAGAAAATCAAACTTGCACGTTGGTCCTCAGTAGTCCATACTTAGTGTAGGACTGTTCCATGTAAAGATAGACTACTAGGCAAACTTCTGAAAGCCTTCAGGGACATCCATTTTACATAGTAGAAAATCTCCTAGAAGGATGGAGTTTCATACATCAAAGCTGTAATAAATGGGATGTCTGATGTGCGCTCCCATCTGTTTTTTCTCTACTACATCTTTTAGACCAAATTCAGTTGCTAGATGTTATATCTAGCTATATGTCCTTTTATCAAACAACAAAAAATGCTTCCAGTTTCTTTGATTTTATGCATTTCAAGTGTTTCTAAAAGCTGCTCTGCAGTTTGGTCCCATGGTTAGTCAGTTGGTGCCTATGATGGAAGCATCCCCCGTTTATGAAATGGCTAGAAATGCTTCAGGTACTTACTGTATTCAATTAgttaattttccttttcttttccttttggtTCTTGATTTAAATTAGATTACACATACCTAAGACTACAAATACCTAGCAGTTATATCTTTATTTTCTGTTCACTTATTGTATGGATTGAACTCTTTAGGAGATGCATGGAAGGCACTACTC of the Magnolia sinica isolate HGM2019 chromosome 7, MsV1, whole genome shotgun sequence genome contains:
- the LOC131251794 gene encoding uncharacterized protein LOC131251794, yielding MALVMSCLPNVEFKNSYLKSFTVCRCKYSDDTSQKVNRLLKWDVSKCSLFTFPSFPSFGKRIAFARSPSNKMVSNGYISEDTYKNKIYRRLDSCLVIPPPNGKKPRAIIKFLGGAFVGAVPEVTYSHLMNLLAKDGFLIISVPFNVTFDHAQAAREVYERFNDCMDMLLTSGLAYANIVSTDLIDLPVYSVGHSNGALIQLLIGSYFSEKIPKANALISFNNRPASEAVPYFEQFGPMVSQLVPMMEASPVYEMARNASGDAWKALLDTAGPMIQAYDQEALVSLTKFVDQLPSVMNQVTQGISEFRPTPSENRDFCKKSYNVPHTLLVKFSLDAIDETDLLEEILKPRVESIGGMIQKVTLAGNHLTPCIQDVTWRVGDLYTPADALAQGLKSLSLNDTKVLARTISDWFRDIDRQ